In the Candidatus Saccharimonas aalborgensis genome, one interval contains:
- the atpD gene encoding F0F1 ATP synthase subunit beta, whose product MMTKQTGKIIQIVGVVVDVEFAEGKLPAIYDALHITHDKRVMTLEVAQHLDEHTVRAIALSSTDGLRRGSDVEATGAPISVPVGVETQGRMFNVVGDPIDGQPAPKGKTASIHREPPALSEQTNKTEILETGIKVIDLIAPIAKGGKVGLFGGAGVGKTVLIQELINNIAKFHSGNSVFAGVGERTREGNDLYHEMKEAGVLDKTSLVFGQMNEPPGARLRVALSGLAMAEAFRDDGKDVLLFIDNIFRFTQAGAEVSALLGRLPSAVGYQPNLQQEMGALQERITSTKKGSITSVQAVYVPADDLTDPAPATTFAHLDSTIVLNRGLTEIGIYPAVDPLDSNSTILDPEVVGEEHYQTAREAQRVLQQYKELQDIIAILGMEELSDDQKQTVARARRLQRFLAQPFFVAQQFTGNPGSYIKVTDTVRDVKDILAGKYDAKPESWFYMAPGPLSEKKD is encoded by the coding sequence ATGATGACTAAACAAACCGGAAAAATTATCCAGATTGTCGGCGTGGTGGTTGACGTCGAGTTTGCGGAGGGAAAATTACCTGCGATTTATGACGCACTCCACATCACTCACGACAAACGCGTCATGACGCTAGAGGTAGCGCAGCACCTTGATGAGCACACGGTACGGGCAATTGCGCTCTCAAGCACCGATGGACTGCGTCGGGGTAGCGATGTCGAGGCAACGGGTGCGCCGATTAGCGTGCCAGTTGGCGTCGAGACACAGGGACGCATGTTTAATGTCGTCGGTGATCCGATCGATGGCCAGCCAGCGCCAAAAGGCAAAACAGCAAGTATTCACCGTGAGCCCCCTGCTCTCTCTGAGCAGACCAACAAGACTGAGATCCTCGAAACAGGAATCAAGGTTATCGACCTCATCGCGCCGATTGCAAAGGGTGGCAAGGTCGGTCTGTTTGGTGGCGCAGGTGTCGGCAAGACAGTTCTCATCCAAGAGCTTATCAACAACATTGCGAAGTTTCACTCTGGTAACTCCGTCTTTGCGGGTGTCGGTGAGCGTACGCGTGAGGGCAACGATCTCTATCACGAGATGAAAGAAGCCGGCGTGCTCGACAAGACGAGCCTTGTCTTTGGTCAGATGAATGAACCACCAGGAGCCCGTCTGCGGGTGGCCCTATCGGGTCTTGCGATGGCTGAAGCGTTTCGTGATGACGGCAAGGACGTGTTGCTCTTTATCGACAATATCTTTCGCTTTACTCAGGCTGGTGCTGAGGTGTCGGCGCTGCTTGGTCGTTTGCCGAGTGCTGTGGGTTACCAGCCGAATCTCCAACAAGAAATGGGTGCTCTGCAAGAGCGTATCACTAGTACCAAAAAGGGTTCGATTACCAGCGTTCAGGCCGTCTATGTGCCGGCAGATGACCTCACTGACCCAGCACCTGCGACGACGTTTGCCCACCTCGATTCGACAATTGTGTTGAACCGCGGTTTGACGGAGATTGGTATTTACCCAGCTGTTGATCCGCTCGACTCCAACTCGACCATCCTCGACCCCGAAGTTGTCGGTGAGGAACACTACCAAACAGCTCGTGAAGCCCAGCGTGTCCTGCAGCAGTACAAAGAGCTCCAAGACATCATCGCCATCCTCGGTATGGAGGAACTCAGTGATGATCAGAAGCAAACCGTCGCCCGTGCCCGCCGCTTGCAGCGTTTCTTAGCGCAGCCGTTCTTTGTGGCGCAGCAGTTTACCGGCAACCCAGGCTCCTACATTAAAGTTACCGATACCGTCAGGGACGTTAAAGATATCCTTGCGGGCAAATATGACGCCAAGCCTGAGAGCTGGTTCTATATGGCGCCAGGTCCTCTGAGCGAGAAAAAAGACTAA
- the atpA gene encoding F0F1 ATP synthase subunit alpha — MADLAVTELSKTLRDAIAKLETSDRLETVGIVTRVGDGVAWVHGLADAGYSEVLQIETAHSGVVEAFALNLMEDEIGAVLLGSDQGVAAGDRVTLKGEILSVPVGTELLGRVVNPLGEALDGGPAIKSTERLPVEREAVGVMGRKHVHEPLMTGIMAIDAMFPIGRGQRELIIGDRQTGKTAIAVDTMINQAKQQSGVVNVYVAVGQKLSKVARLVETLKREGVMDQTIVVATGPSDPASLLYLAPYAGTAMGEYFRDKGEHALMIYDDLTKHAVAYRQMSLLLRRPPGREAFPGDVFYLHSRLLERSSKLSDELGAGSLTALPIIETQAGDISAYIPTNVISITDGQIFMETDLFYQGIRPAISAGLSVSRVGGDAQTKAVKSVSGHLKLGLSQFRELASFAQFGSDLDEATKAQIERGQRLTELLKQPQYQPMSVWEQCASIFTVSEGLFDHVPANKVKDAQKALLTRLWTDEKKVMQELNKGTDKLEADSSTGKAIAKLAKLVAKGFEG; from the coding sequence ATGGCTGATCTAGCAGTGACAGAATTATCAAAAACCCTTCGCGACGCGATTGCAAAGCTGGAAACGAGCGATAGGCTCGAGACAGTTGGTATCGTGACTCGCGTCGGCGACGGAGTGGCTTGGGTGCACGGGTTGGCGGATGCCGGCTATAGTGAAGTGCTCCAGATCGAAACTGCGCACAGCGGTGTCGTAGAGGCGTTTGCGCTTAATCTCATGGAAGATGAAATCGGTGCGGTGCTTTTGGGAAGTGACCAGGGTGTTGCCGCAGGTGATCGAGTAACACTCAAGGGTGAAATTTTGTCAGTTCCGGTCGGTACTGAGCTGCTTGGCCGCGTTGTCAACCCTCTGGGTGAAGCACTTGATGGTGGACCGGCGATTAAATCAACCGAACGATTGCCAGTTGAGCGTGAAGCAGTCGGCGTCATGGGCCGTAAGCACGTGCATGAGCCGCTGATGACGGGTATCATGGCTATTGATGCCATGTTTCCTATCGGACGGGGCCAGCGCGAGCTGATTATTGGAGATCGTCAGACTGGCAAGACTGCTATTGCTGTTGACACGATGATCAACCAAGCGAAGCAACAGAGTGGCGTGGTGAACGTCTACGTTGCTGTCGGTCAAAAACTGAGTAAGGTTGCTCGTCTTGTCGAGACCCTGAAACGCGAGGGGGTCATGGACCAAACGATTGTGGTGGCAACTGGTCCGAGTGATCCAGCAAGCCTCCTCTATCTCGCTCCATATGCGGGTACCGCGATGGGCGAATATTTCCGCGACAAGGGTGAACATGCGCTCATGATCTACGATGACCTCACAAAGCACGCAGTCGCGTACCGTCAGATGTCACTCCTCCTTCGCCGTCCACCGGGACGTGAAGCCTTTCCGGGTGATGTATTTTATCTTCACTCACGACTTCTCGAGCGTTCAAGCAAGCTCAGTGATGAGCTTGGCGCCGGCTCGCTCACTGCCCTGCCGATCATTGAGACACAGGCGGGAGACATCTCGGCCTATATCCCCACAAACGTGATTTCAATCACCGATGGTCAGATTTTTATGGAGACCGACCTCTTTTATCAGGGTATTCGTCCTGCTATCTCGGCTGGACTCTCAGTGAGTCGTGTTGGTGGTGACGCCCAGACAAAGGCCGTCAAGAGTGTTTCGGGTCACCTCAAGCTTGGCCTCAGCCAGTTCCGAGAGCTTGCCAGTTTCGCACAGTTTGGGAGCGACCTCGACGAGGCTACCAAAGCGCAGATTGAGCGTGGTCAACGGTTGACCGAACTCCTGAAGCAGCCACAATATCAGCCGATGAGCGTGTGGGAACAGTGTGCCAGTATCTTTACCGTGAGTGAAGGTCTGTTTGACCACGTACCGGCAAATAAAGTGAAGGATGCACAAAAAGCCCTCCTCACCCGTCTCTGGACAGATGAGAAGAAAGTCATGCAGGAGCTCAATAAAGGCACCGACAAACTCGAAGCAGATAGCTCAACGGGCAAAGCAATTGCAAAGCTAGCAAAATTAGTTGCGAAAGGGTTTGAGGGCTAA
- a CDS encoding tRNA dihydrouridine synthase, whose amino-acid sequence MMSTFWHTLPRPFFILAPMEAVTDVVFRHVITRAGQPDVFFTEFTNAMGWYRAGDKAIGGRLIKTDDESPIVAQLWGSDPEAMAAMSGYCRQLGYDGIDINMGCPDQSAVKAGGGAGMIRTPEKAWAIIKAAKSGGLPVSVKTRLGYSNVDEWREWLGGLLRQDIAVLTVHLRTKKEMSKVPAHFELIPEIKKLRDELAPDTLLVINGDVRDRVHGIEFYDTYGIDGIMIGRGIFTNPYAFSDRTDKPSKQEFDRQEPAAKQRAGDDASGDQHDKLIELLRFHLDEYDRYYQQTSRPFETLKRFFKIYIRDFDGASDLRVELMNCTTTEEVRSILDRQVC is encoded by the coding sequence ATCATGTCGACATTTTGGCACACCCTTCCTCGACCTTTTTTCATCCTCGCTCCTATGGAGGCGGTGACAGATGTCGTATTTCGCCATGTTATCACGCGTGCGGGTCAGCCAGACGTGTTTTTTACTGAGTTTACTAACGCGATGGGGTGGTACCGAGCAGGCGACAAAGCCATCGGCGGTCGACTAATCAAGACTGACGACGAATCGCCGATTGTTGCTCAACTATGGGGGAGTGATCCCGAAGCCATGGCGGCTATGAGTGGGTACTGCCGTCAGCTCGGATACGATGGGATTGATATCAATATGGGATGCCCCGACCAGTCCGCCGTCAAAGCCGGTGGTGGTGCCGGGATGATTCGCACCCCAGAAAAAGCCTGGGCGATCATCAAGGCAGCAAAGTCTGGAGGCCTACCAGTCAGTGTGAAAACGCGCCTCGGCTATAGTAATGTCGACGAGTGGCGCGAATGGCTGGGGGGCTTACTAAGACAAGACATCGCCGTACTGACCGTCCACCTGCGCACAAAAAAAGAGATGAGCAAGGTTCCCGCGCACTTCGAGCTAATCCCAGAGATAAAGAAACTGCGTGATGAACTAGCACCCGATACACTTCTTGTGATCAACGGCGATGTGCGTGATCGTGTTCACGGTATTGAATTTTATGATACGTATGGCATCGACGGTATCATGATCGGCCGAGGTATTTTTACCAATCCCTATGCGTTTAGTGACCGTACCGACAAACCAAGCAAGCAAGAATTCGACCGTCAAGAACCAGCTGCCAAGCAGCGCGCAGGCGACGACGCGAGCGGTGATCAACATGATAAACTTATCGAATTACTGCGATTTCATCTCGATGAATACGACCGCTACTACCAACAGACTAGCCGACCCTTCGAAACGCTAAAGCGCTTTTTCAAAATCTACATCCGTGACTTCGACGGCGCGAGCGACTTGCGGGTAGAATTGATGAATTGCACGACAACTGAAGAGGTCAGAAGTATTCTCGATAGGCAAGTATGTTAA
- the atpC gene encoding ATP synthase F1 subunit epsilon yields MDFELITLGGSKVNEQVYEVILPTADGEIAVFPHHEPLVSVASPGVIAVRRDKQHSDDRMEFFAVSGGIIEIGNNRVRVLVDEAEHGDDIVEAETQAALDRALKMRDSATDQVELEKAHQLVDRHAVRLKVADLHRRRRKL; encoded by the coding sequence ATGGATTTTGAACTAATTACCCTCGGTGGCAGTAAAGTCAACGAGCAAGTGTACGAGGTGATTTTGCCAACGGCAGACGGAGAGATCGCGGTATTCCCTCACCATGAACCGCTGGTCAGTGTTGCATCGCCAGGTGTGATCGCGGTGCGCCGCGACAAACAGCATAGCGATGACCGCATGGAGTTTTTTGCGGTCAGTGGCGGCATCATCGAGATCGGCAATAATCGTGTTCGCGTGTTGGTTGATGAAGCTGAGCACGGCGACGATATTGTCGAGGCAGAGACACAGGCCGCACTTGACCGAGCGCTTAAGATGCGCGATAGTGCAACAGACCAAGTTGAACTCGAAAAAGCCCATCAGTTGGTTGATCGCCACGCTGTTCGCCTCAAGGTAGCTGATCTCCATCGGCGCCGGCGAAAGTTATAG
- the atpG gene encoding ATP synthase F1 subunit gamma, with protein sequence MASTQQLKSRIRSVKSTKQITKAMQMVAASKMRRAQDATKGSAPYERAANELLTYLASQGVTDQHKWFVKRPVKNRLLIVIASDKGLAGAYNSNILRLYLAQLKADDASGVKNLTIAVGRKASQFVTRLKDTEVIGTYEDLPDHPEGAQFHAILNTAKDAFESGRVDAVDVLYTEFISSINQTAAVTRLFPAGFIETEVSDAVREAIYEPSIERVLDDAAYRLIGSRLFQALLDARASEHSMRMLAMKNATDNATDLVDDLTLEMNKARQSAITQELAEISGGAEAMK encoded by the coding sequence ATGGCTAGTACGCAGCAACTCAAATCTCGTATCCGCTCGGTGAAGTCCACCAAGCAGATTACTAAGGCGATGCAGATGGTAGCTGCCAGCAAGATGCGGCGTGCGCAAGATGCGACCAAGGGCTCGGCGCCATACGAGCGGGCTGCCAACGAACTACTCACCTATCTCGCTAGTCAGGGAGTGACTGATCAGCACAAATGGTTCGTCAAGCGACCAGTCAAAAATCGTCTACTCATTGTTATCGCAAGTGACAAAGGTCTCGCTGGGGCATATAACTCAAATATCCTTCGATTGTACCTCGCTCAGCTCAAGGCCGATGACGCTTCTGGTGTTAAAAATCTCACCATTGCGGTCGGTCGCAAGGCCTCGCAATTTGTCACCCGTCTCAAAGATACAGAGGTCATCGGTACTTACGAGGATTTGCCAGATCACCCCGAGGGCGCGCAGTTTCACGCTATCCTCAATACCGCCAAAGACGCATTTGAGAGTGGTAGGGTTGATGCTGTTGACGTACTGTACACAGAGTTTATCAGTAGTATCAATCAGACAGCGGCGGTTACTCGTCTTTTCCCGGCCGGATTTATCGAGACAGAGGTAAGTGATGCGGTACGGGAGGCTATCTATGAGCCAAGTATTGAACGAGTGTTGGACGATGCTGCCTATCGGTTGATCGGCTCTCGCTTGTTTCAGGCGTTGCTCGATGCCCGGGCCAGCGAGCACAGTATGCGTATGCTCGCGATGAAAAATGCTACCGACAATGCTACTGATCTCGTCGATGATCTAACGCTTGAGATGAACAAGGCTCGTCAGAGCGCGATCACTCAGGAGCTTGCCGAAATTAGCGGTGGTGCGGAGGCAATGAAATAA
- a CDS encoding DUF3137 domain-containing protein, with product MISLLESLLRDFGRGGGGGSGGGGGGGGGGGGGGGHSSGSSGSGDPLDPFVSMLATTVLLGVLTTLIGAILLRDLKKRFPSVQPRTLIKIEVLGAGIASTLCAILYWPIGLLYGSSVIIGTVAGIIHGAKIAARLPIPRRSLKMVGPQQATTVLSSAKTLFQDYQSAWSRGDSAAIRLLTTPSFGDKSALLLEALAVLQRVNQMDNVRIRASRVIDSNAEGTVCTVLFRASAKDTLIDTPTGSTLYKDSSTFTEYWRLIKNDTGWLVDGIDQSTADIGTQRADMVKFATDNKLFYYLDMGWLFLPSRGKLFGKGKFGVSDINNYVVGKWGSYLVQFYTYKAYGSSSKPIVISQLAVPKSYGGILIQPKKLFGNSAPDGYTKYEFEWPDFNKRYDVYATDADRLATFELLNPGFMAYLYDTDEHVSIEVVDTIIYLYKTGSDQTIDYQTVLTILQKAYKELQL from the coding sequence ATGATATCTCTCCTCGAATCACTCCTCAGAGATTTTGGCCGCGGTGGCGGTGGTGGGTCCGGCGGTGGCGGCGGAGGTGGAGGTGGCGGTGGAGGTGGCGGAGGCCATAGTAGCGGATCTTCGGGCAGCGGCGATCCTCTTGATCCGTTCGTATCAATGCTCGCCACAACAGTTCTTTTAGGTGTCCTTACGACGTTAATAGGGGCAATTCTTCTACGGGACCTAAAAAAGAGGTTCCCGTCTGTGCAGCCTCGCACACTTATAAAAATTGAAGTCTTGGGTGCGGGTATAGCAAGCACCTTGTGTGCGATACTCTATTGGCCAATAGGACTCTTGTACGGCAGCAGCGTAATAATAGGCACCGTGGCAGGTATTATTCATGGTGCAAAAATAGCGGCTAGGTTACCCATTCCTCGGCGTTCACTAAAGATGGTTGGACCACAGCAGGCAACTACCGTACTCTCATCGGCTAAAACACTATTCCAAGATTATCAGTCTGCGTGGAGTAGAGGCGATAGTGCAGCTATCCGTTTGCTTACAACACCGTCCTTTGGAGATAAATCCGCCCTGCTACTCGAAGCTCTCGCTGTTTTGCAGCGCGTGAATCAAATGGACAATGTCCGCATCCGTGCATCGCGTGTTATCGATAGTAATGCTGAAGGAACTGTCTGTACAGTATTGTTTCGAGCCTCGGCTAAAGATACGTTGATTGACACTCCCACTGGGTCGACACTGTACAAAGACTCATCGACGTTTACAGAATACTGGCGACTCATTAAAAATGATACTGGTTGGCTCGTTGACGGCATCGACCAAAGCACGGCTGATATTGGCACACAGCGTGCCGATATGGTTAAGTTCGCAACAGACAATAAACTGTTTTATTATCTTGATATGGGTTGGCTATTCTTGCCAAGCCGCGGCAAACTATTTGGTAAAGGTAAGTTTGGCGTGTCAGATATAAATAACTACGTCGTAGGTAAGTGGGGTAGTTACCTTGTACAGTTTTATACATATAAGGCGTACGGTTCGTCCAGCAAGCCTATTGTCATCTCACAGCTTGCCGTTCCAAAATCATACGGCGGTATTCTCATTCAACCAAAAAAACTGTTTGGTAATAGTGCTCCTGATGGCTACACCAAATACGAGTTTGAGTGGCCCGACTTCAATAAGCGCTATGATGTATATGCAACTGATGCTGATCGATTAGCCACGTTTGAGTTACTTAATCCTGGCTTTATGGCGTATCTCTATGATACTGACGAACATGTATCAATCGAGGTGGTCGATACAATAATCTACCTTTACAAAACTGGTTCAGACCAAACGATCGACTATCAAACAGTGCTCACCATCCTCCAAAAAGCCTACAAGGAACTGCAACTTTGA
- a CDS encoding cadmium-containing carbonic anhydrase, protein MPRTVHLGRLSERTWPGSVSADDVYVDIATIASSLDEYYVPVNPKAKTRCIDGRHDPALDEGMLGPQVPGGAIGGALAYRLGVDKDDLTRGTFYTDTETMIDSYLRLGLAPGGHRDNREHEHGVGCGAIDGMDAILDCLLDSGLIEDNKRLVRAILDTRFDRDRYLRVLGAGTVLESHADQYFAGRDEIFTVLEKKSPGSVSVLEGHHNEKLLIVNFVPSTTLASNRFARDHGGLQAFGYDIWRSKQLARMLLPLDSQDEDRDRFIMARVMVTIATLMALTDGSQQVLFRLP, encoded by the coding sequence ATGCCTCGGACAGTACATCTCGGGAGATTGAGTGAACGGACTTGGCCAGGGAGTGTGTCGGCTGACGATGTGTATGTCGATATTGCCACCATTGCGTCATCGCTTGATGAGTATTATGTACCAGTAAATCCAAAGGCAAAGACTCGCTGTATCGATGGTCGGCACGATCCGGCGCTCGATGAAGGAATGCTTGGGCCGCAGGTGCCCGGCGGTGCGATCGGAGGAGCTCTTGCCTATCGGCTGGGAGTTGATAAGGATGACCTGACACGAGGAACGTTTTATACAGATACCGAGACGATGATCGACTCGTATCTACGACTTGGTCTGGCACCAGGCGGGCACCGTGATAATCGTGAGCATGAGCACGGTGTTGGCTGTGGTGCGATTGACGGCATGGATGCAATTCTCGACTGTCTCTTGGACTCGGGCTTGATCGAGGACAACAAACGCTTAGTCAGAGCGATTCTCGATACGCGCTTTGATCGGGATCGTTACTTGCGGGTGCTTGGTGCGGGCACGGTGCTCGAGAGCCACGCTGATCAATATTTTGCTGGGCGGGATGAGATATTTACGGTGCTGGAGAAGAAATCTCCCGGTAGTGTGTCAGTGCTCGAGGGGCACCACAATGAAAAATTACTTATCGTTAATTTTGTCCCAAGCACAACACTTGCATCAAATCGATTTGCGCGAGATCACGGCGGGTTGCAAGCATTCGGTTATGATATATGGCGAAGTAAACAGTTGGCGCGTATGCTGTTGCCGCTTGACTCCCAAGATGAGGACCGTGATCGCTTCATTATGGCGCGAGTTATGGTTACGATTGCAACGCTAATGGCGCTTACTGATGGATCACAGCAGGTGTTGTTTCGATTGCCTTAA
- a CDS encoding ATP-dependent helicase: MTTAFDARYRQLNAAQRQAVDAIDGPLLVVAGPGTGKTELLGMRAANILRSTDTLPENILCLTFTDSGAAAMRERLAGIIGPDAYRVAIHTFHSFGTEVINQNNQYFYHGAAFRPADEVTMHQVLSEIFDELDYTNPLASKNNGEHTHLKDTMSTISELKRAGLSSDELLAIINANEEVLDSIERDLTEIFSNKPSTTMLSLLVPLAERVAALAVPTLPSGITPLANVLALSMAHAFDEAVATNKTTPITAWRNQWLEKNTEGEFVFKDRKRHAKLRSVAHIYYVYLSRMEQAGLYDYDDMILGVVHGMETQPDLKYNLQEKYHYIMVDEFQDTNLAQLRILFDLTDTSANEGNPNVMAVGDDDQAIYSFQGADVNNIHRFRNQYPSHQSIVLTENYRSGAAILQHAREVIVQGTGRLETTMEISKQLEAQKKSESTVILQQLPSVIEERAWIAQSIKERIKNGATPASIAVLARRHQDLVSLLPYLYHEDIAVNYERRDNVLDIEAVRALELLARITVSLHDSEFDVVDSLMPQLLGHPMCKPNPEAIWRLGLTCYRDRITWLEAMQNSERYQPLAQWLISLSANLSHTTLEASIDILTGIPTEEESSSHDYSSPLFAYYFSDERLKDNPDAYLTMLEALRTLRHALRQYRPDQDLTLQDFLSFIELHRQMKTPLVSLRRPSEHAQDAITLLSAHKAKGLEFDTVFIVSAIDSIWGERVRSRTRLIGYPENLPLAPAGNTYDERLRLFFVAMTRACRTLIISYSRHDEQERDSLIARFLVGSSLTPTVSVPQTTLAQLTDHAELAWHDTITKHPSITMKQLLTPQLEAYKLSSTHLNAFIDITRGGPQAFLLHNLLRFPQAKSAAACYGTAIHAVLQRAHTHLAATGDRRPVEDILGDFVTELQNQRLPAAEFALYSKKGVDSLTRFLDAKYSTFTATQKTELNFSTQHVQLGDARLTGSLDLVDIADNSIVVTDYKTGKPSRTWNGNSEYQKIKLHKYKQQLMFYELLVSKSRDYSKYAFTKGVLQFIEPDQSGVIHDLSLTFTEEELAEFSDLIAAVWHCITALELPDTSSFEPTLKGIIEFEHYLIDNFAKK, encoded by the coding sequence TTGACAACGGCCTTCGACGCACGCTATCGCCAACTTAATGCCGCTCAACGCCAGGCTGTTGATGCCATTGATGGCCCGTTACTCGTGGTAGCCGGACCCGGCACAGGAAAGACCGAGCTCCTCGGTATGCGTGCCGCAAATATCCTCCGCTCAACTGATACATTGCCCGAAAACATCCTCTGCCTCACCTTTACCGATAGTGGTGCAGCCGCCATGCGTGAACGATTAGCAGGAATTATTGGTCCAGATGCCTATAGGGTAGCTATCCATACCTTCCACAGCTTTGGGACTGAAGTGATCAACCAAAACAATCAGTATTTTTATCATGGTGCGGCATTTCGTCCTGCTGACGAGGTAACCATGCACCAAGTGCTGAGTGAAATCTTTGATGAGCTTGATTATACAAACCCGCTCGCAAGCAAAAACAATGGCGAGCATACCCACCTCAAAGACACAATGAGTACTATTAGTGAGCTTAAACGCGCCGGACTCAGCAGTGATGAGCTCCTCGCTATTATCAACGCTAACGAAGAGGTGTTGGATAGCATTGAGCGCGATCTGACTGAAATTTTTTCCAACAAACCGAGCACTACTATGCTAAGTCTGCTAGTGCCCCTCGCCGAGCGAGTTGCAGCACTCGCGGTACCGACACTCCCATCTGGTATCACTCCGCTGGCAAATGTACTCGCACTCAGTATGGCTCATGCCTTTGATGAGGCTGTCGCCACCAATAAAACCACGCCTATCACGGCATGGCGCAACCAGTGGCTCGAAAAGAATACTGAGGGTGAGTTTGTGTTTAAGGACCGCAAACGTCACGCAAAACTACGTTCGGTTGCCCACATCTACTATGTCTACCTTTCGCGTATGGAGCAAGCCGGGCTATATGACTATGATGATATGATCTTGGGAGTAGTTCACGGCATGGAGACACAGCCCGACCTAAAGTACAACCTACAAGAAAAATATCACTATATCATGGTCGACGAATTCCAAGACACCAACCTTGCTCAACTGCGTATCTTGTTTGACCTCACCGATACGTCTGCAAACGAAGGTAACCCAAATGTCATGGCGGTTGGCGACGATGATCAAGCAATCTACTCATTTCAGGGAGCGGACGTCAACAATATTCACCGTTTTCGTAACCAATATCCCAGTCATCAAAGCATCGTACTGACCGAAAATTACCGATCGGGCGCTGCCATCTTACAACATGCCCGAGAGGTTATTGTACAGGGTACCGGTCGGCTAGAAACAACGATGGAGATCAGCAAGCAGCTCGAAGCGCAAAAGAAATCTGAGTCAACGGTCATACTTCAACAACTTCCCTCGGTGATCGAGGAGAGAGCCTGGATCGCGCAAAGCATCAAAGAACGTATCAAAAATGGAGCGACGCCTGCTTCAATTGCAGTACTTGCCAGACGACATCAAGACTTGGTTTCGCTCCTGCCATACCTCTATCATGAGGATATCGCTGTCAATTACGAGCGTCGAGACAATGTGCTCGACATCGAAGCAGTGAGGGCGCTCGAGCTACTGGCCCGTATTACCGTCTCGCTTCATGACTCAGAGTTCGATGTAGTTGACAGCCTAATGCCGCAGCTGCTCGGTCATCCGATGTGCAAACCAAATCCTGAGGCAATTTGGCGTCTTGGATTGACCTGTTACCGCGACCGTATCACCTGGCTTGAGGCAATGCAAAATTCAGAACGCTACCAACCGCTTGCCCAGTGGCTGATATCTCTCTCAGCTAACCTTTCGCATACGACACTCGAAGCGAGTATCGATATACTAACGGGCATACCGACCGAAGAAGAGTCTTCATCACACGACTATTCGTCGCCTCTCTTTGCCTATTATTTCTCAGATGAGCGCCTAAAAGACAACCCCGACGCCTACCTCACCATGCTGGAGGCACTCCGCACATTGCGCCACGCGCTCCGCCAGTATCGTCCCGACCAAGACCTCACGCTCCAGGATTTCCTTTCATTTATCGAGCTCCATCGACAGATGAAAACACCCCTTGTCAGCCTGCGACGGCCGAGTGAGCACGCCCAGGACGCTATTACGCTACTCAGCGCTCACAAGGCAAAAGGACTCGAATTCGATACCGTGTTTATTGTGAGCGCAATCGATTCTATTTGGGGCGAACGAGTACGATCACGAACCCGCCTCATCGGCTACCCCGAAAACCTACCGCTTGCGCCCGCTGGTAACACCTACGACGAGCGGCTGAGACTGTTTTTTGTCGCCATGACACGGGCGTGCCGTACCTTGATCATCAGCTATAGCCGTCACGACGAGCAGGAAAGAGACAGTCTGATCGCTCGTTTCTTGGTCGGCAGTTCACTTACACCGACAGTCTCAGTACCACAAACAACACTCGCGCAACTCACCGATCATGCTGAACTTGCCTGGCATGATACCATCACCAAACATCCTTCTATCACAATGAAACAGCTGCTCACGCCGCAGCTCGAAGCCTACAAGCTCTCGAGCACCCATCTCAACGCCTTCATCGATATCACCCGCGGCGGGCCGCAAGCATTTTTGCTGCATAATTTGCTCCGTTTTCCGCAGGCAAAATCGGCTGCTGCTTGCTATGGTACGGCTATTCATGCGGTATTGCAGCGCGCGCATACACATCTCGCGGCAACTGGTGACCGGCGGCCAGTCGAAGATATCCTCGGTGATTTCGTGACCGAACTCCAAAACCAACGCTTGCCGGCAGCTGAATTTGCTCTCTATAGCAAAAAAGGTGTCGATAGTTTAACGCGTTTCCTCGATGCAAAATACAGTACGTTTACCGCCACTCAAAAAACTGAACTAAACTTTAGCACGCAACATGTCCAGCTCGGCGACGCCCGCCTGACAGGCTCACTCGATCTTGTCGACATCGCCGACAACTCAATTGTCGTCACCGACTACAAGACAGGCAAACCCAGCCGCACCTGGAATGGGAACAGCGAGTATCAAAAGATCAAGCTGCATAAATACAAGCAGCAGCTGATGTTTTATGAACTCTTGGTGAGCAAATCGAGAGACTATAGCAAGTACGCGTTTACAAAAGGCGTGCTACAATTCATCGAACCCGACCAATCAGGTGTTATTCACGATCTAAGCTTGACGTTTACCGAGGAAGAATTAGCCGAATTCTCCGATCTCATCGCGGCCGTATGGCACTGCATTACAGCGCTTGAACTTCCCGATACTAGTAGTTTTGAGCCGACCCTCAAGGGCATCATAGAATTTGAACACTATTTGATTGACAATTTCGCAAAAAAATAG